The following are encoded together in the Flavihumibacter fluvii genome:
- a CDS encoding RNA polymerase sigma factor — protein sequence MQTGLTDNDIIQLVRKGDQQAYAQLVSKYQNYIFTIILRYLPSREDAEEVAQDVFVKAYRSLADFRGDSKFSTWLYTIATTTSITFLRKNKLDIQSLDNDKVFAHADNIDGGMRANQVEQKSKIAMVNKAIQLLSPDDAQVITLFYNGEQSLEEIAQVLGQETNTVKVRLHRARQRLKEKMEKYFAQEVKDLAHY from the coding sequence ATGCAAACAGGGCTTACAGATAACGATATAATACAACTAGTCCGAAAAGGCGACCAACAGGCTTATGCCCAGTTAGTTAGCAAGTATCAGAACTATATTTTTACCATCATTTTGCGCTACCTGCCATCCAGGGAGGACGCTGAAGAGGTGGCACAGGATGTATTTGTAAAAGCTTACCGTAGCCTGGCCGATTTCAGGGGGGATAGTAAATTCAGTACCTGGCTGTATACCATCGCGACCACCACCAGCATAACTTTCCTGAGGAAAAACAAGCTGGACATCCAGTCGCTGGATAATGACAAGGTATTTGCCCATGCAGATAATATAGATGGGGGAATGCGGGCCAACCAGGTGGAACAGAAGTCCAAAATTGCCATGGTAAACAAGGCGATTCAACTACTATCCCCTGATGACGCACAGGTCATTACCCTTTTTTACAATGGGGAACAGAGCCTTGAAGAAATCGCCCAGGTATTGGGCCAGGAAACAAATACGGTAAAGGTGCGGCTGCACCGCGCCCGACAACGGTTAAAAGAAAAAATGGAGAAATATTTTGCCCAGGAAGTTAAAGACCTGGCACATTATTGA
- a CDS encoding tetratricopeptide repeat protein: MKLLLAWFCLVLLAISHPRNDVDENALKAIREKIVQTNIGCTPNWNLINIASLANEMVPLPGAGKWSWKISTSNDSAQFYFNQGINLYYGFHIIEAVPSFRKAQQFDPGCAMLYWGEALALGPNINDIGYSASVDASKAADLAVQHLSSATQKEQSLIKAMQLRYSKDSATNQIKLNEQYAAAMRLVFKENEQDADIGSLFADALMLLHPWDFWYHNGSPKEWTPEIVQVLETVLKKSPLHPGANHYYIHTVEASDDPAKAMQSADRLGSLAPSLSHMVHMPSHIYVRTGKFEKGIQVNTDAIKGYDLYKTLFPAVSDKVDLYEIHNRHMQAACAINVEDYPNALKLAESCRNSIPADWLTIPGMGYYVQYIYLSPEFIMAAFGHWDEILDQPEIPDNLVYGKILQAFCKGLAYVQKGNIQQSQTHLQKMQALLADSSLSLPIGAMNAPLSGGLVAQAILEGAIAGASGDQQKSIAAYSKAVELEDAMIYNEPKDWLLPARYWLGNAYLKSGDYNKALKIFEADLQKNPGSLFAKKGQIAAKKRKS, from the coding sequence ATGAAACTGCTGCTGGCTTGGTTCTGCCTTGTCTTATTAGCTATTTCACACCCTAGAAATGATGTTGATGAGAATGCTCTAAAGGCTATAAGGGAAAAAATAGTACAAACTAATATTGGCTGCACACCAAACTGGAACTTAATAAATATTGCCAGTTTGGCTAATGAAATGGTACCTCTTCCTGGTGCCGGGAAATGGTCCTGGAAAATCTCCACATCAAATGATAGTGCGCAGTTTTATTTCAATCAGGGGATCAACCTGTATTATGGCTTCCATATTATTGAAGCAGTACCCTCTTTCAGGAAAGCACAGCAATTTGATCCTGGCTGTGCCATGTTATATTGGGGGGAAGCGCTGGCACTGGGACCCAATATCAATGATATTGGATATTCCGCATCAGTTGATGCCAGCAAAGCAGCGGATCTTGCCGTTCAGCACCTGTCTTCAGCAACGCAAAAAGAACAATCGCTGATAAAAGCGATGCAGCTCCGGTATAGCAAGGATAGTGCAACCAATCAAATTAAACTTAATGAACAGTATGCAGCAGCCATGCGGCTGGTATTCAAGGAAAATGAACAGGATGCAGATATCGGCAGCCTTTTTGCTGACGCTTTGATGCTGCTTCACCCCTGGGATTTCTGGTACCATAACGGCAGTCCTAAAGAATGGACCCCGGAAATAGTTCAGGTTCTGGAAACCGTACTCAAAAAATCGCCACTCCATCCAGGTGCCAATCACTATTATATCCATACAGTTGAAGCTTCTGATGATCCTGCAAAGGCAATGCAAAGTGCGGACAGGTTGGGTAGCCTTGCACCTTCCCTTTCCCACATGGTTCATATGCCATCTCATATTTATGTAAGAACCGGGAAATTCGAAAAAGGCATTCAGGTTAACACTGATGCAATAAAAGGGTACGATTTATATAAGACACTTTTCCCTGCTGTATCAGACAAAGTAGATTTATACGAAATACATAACCGGCACATGCAGGCGGCCTGTGCCATTAATGTTGAAGATTATCCGAATGCATTAAAATTGGCCGAGTCTTGTCGCAACAGCATTCCAGCCGATTGGTTAACCATTCCCGGAATGGGCTATTATGTCCAGTATATTTACCTGAGTCCGGAGTTTATTATGGCAGCTTTTGGGCATTGGGATGAAATCCTGGACCAGCCTGAAATTCCAGATAACCTTGTATATGGAAAAATTTTACAGGCCTTTTGCAAAGGGCTTGCCTATGTGCAAAAAGGAAATATCCAGCAAAGCCAGACGCATTTACAAAAAATGCAAGCTTTACTCGCTGATTCTTCCCTTAGCCTTCCAATTGGTGCAATGAATGCCCCACTATCAGGCGGATTGGTTGCCCAGGCAATTTTAGAAGGTGCAATTGCTGGAGCAAGTGGTGATCAACAGAAGTCGATTGCCGCATATTCAAAGGCTGTCGAACTGGAGGATGCCATGATCTACAACGAACCGAAAGATTGGTTACTTCCTGCCAGGTATTGGCTTGGGAATGCCTATCTTAAATCCGGTGACTATAATAAAGCACTGAAAATATTCGAAGCAGACTTACAAAAAAATCCGGGAAGTTTATTTGCAAAAAAAGGCCAAATCGCGGCAAAAAAAAGAAAAAGCTAG